A region of Plantactinospora sp. BC1 DNA encodes the following proteins:
- a CDS encoding roadblock/LC7 domain-containing protein translates to MQTNSTSGNDLTWMLDQLVEVPDVVHAVVLSTDGLIVQKSTGLAQDAAELLAAGASSLHSVAAGTGRRFDSGQVQQVIVEYDGHTLFVAAAGRNARLAVLCEQTVDMGTVAYEMSRLVIRIGEHLGAEVRRTATVANGQQGRGYGV, encoded by the coding sequence GTGCAGACCAACTCGACCTCGGGTAACGACCTCACCTGGATGCTGGACCAGTTGGTGGAGGTTCCCGACGTCGTCCACGCCGTCGTCCTGTCGACCGACGGGCTGATCGTCCAGAAGTCCACCGGGCTGGCCCAGGACGCGGCGGAGCTCCTGGCCGCCGGCGCCTCCTCCCTGCACAGCGTCGCCGCCGGCACGGGCCGACGGTTCGACAGCGGGCAGGTGCAGCAGGTCATCGTCGAGTACGACGGTCACACCCTGTTCGTCGCCGCCGCGGGCCGCAACGCCCGGCTGGCCGTACTCTGTGAGCAGACCGTCGACATGGGAACGGTCGCGTACGAGATGAGCCGGCTGGTGATCCGGATCGGTGAGCACCTCGGCGCCGAGGTACGCCGGACCGCGACGGTCGCCAACGGCCAGCAGGGCAGGGGTTATGGCGTATGA
- a CDS encoding DUF742 domain-containing protein, with product MAYDVWDGDDAAQAGLVPLYILVKGRTSPRNSNLDLATQVIALPVDPGRLELEYREIVDRCTRWVSIAEIGAYLHRPLTITKVMVDVLIEQGYLRVGAPAQQKIADRRLLETVLAGLERL from the coding sequence ATGGCGTATGACGTGTGGGACGGCGACGACGCGGCGCAGGCCGGGTTGGTGCCGTTGTACATCCTCGTCAAGGGGCGGACGAGTCCGCGCAACAGCAACCTCGACCTGGCCACCCAGGTCATCGCCCTGCCGGTCGACCCGGGTCGGCTGGAGCTGGAGTACCGCGAGATCGTCGACCGCTGCACCCGCTGGGTGTCGATCGCCGAGATCGGCGCCTACCTGCACCGCCCGCTCACCATCACCAAGGTCATGGTGGACGTGCTGATCGAGCAGGGATACCTCCGCGTCGGCGCACCGGCACAGCAGAAGATCGCCGATCGGCGGCTTCTGGAAACGGTCCTCGCCGGGCTGGAAAGACTCTAG
- a CDS encoding ATP/GTP-binding protein — protein MDRRSVKVVVAGGFGTGKTTLVGSVSEIPPLTTEEVLTEAGVGVDDLMGVEGKTRTTVALDFGRITIGPDVVLYLFGTPGQDRFWFIWDELAQGAVGAVVLIDTRRLDTSFPAVDYFERRGIPFVAAVNRFFGECLYTEAEIRSALKLDDSVPLLWCDARERESSKRALIGLVRHALARMPVAG, from the coding sequence GTGGATCGCAGGTCGGTCAAGGTCGTCGTGGCGGGCGGCTTCGGTACGGGCAAGACCACCCTGGTCGGCTCGGTCAGCGAGATTCCGCCGCTGACCACCGAGGAGGTGCTGACCGAGGCCGGCGTCGGCGTCGACGACCTCATGGGGGTCGAGGGCAAGACCCGGACCACCGTCGCACTCGACTTCGGGCGGATCACCATCGGCCCGGACGTGGTGCTCTATCTCTTCGGTACGCCCGGCCAGGACCGGTTCTGGTTCATCTGGGACGAACTCGCACAGGGCGCGGTCGGCGCGGTCGTGCTGATCGACACCCGCCGGCTGGACACGAGTTTTCCCGCCGTCGACTATTTCGAGAGGCGCGGAATTCCCTTCGTCGCCGCCGTGAACCGGTTCTTCGGCGAGTGCCTGTACACCGAGGCGGAGATCCGGTCGGCGCTGAAGCTCGACGATTCGGTGCCGCTCCTCTGGTGCGATGCCCGGGAGCGGGAGTCCAGCAAGCGGGCGCTGATCGGACTGGTCCGGCACGCGTTGGCCCGTATGCCGGTCGCCGGCTGA
- a CDS encoding polysaccharide lyase family 1 protein — translation MRRRPTALRLQAALATAAVAVAVGVALPMPQASAAVGSATGYATQNGGTTGGAGGQTVRASTGTAIHTALCNRASSSTPITIEVSGTINHGNTSKVSGDSCNTAADKIELKEISNVTIIGVGGAVFDQLGIHIRDSSNIIIQNVTIRNVKKSGSPTSNGGDAIGMESTVRNVWVDHVTLEASGGESEGFDGLFDMKDNTQYVTLSYSILRNSGRGGLVGSSESDRSNGFITYHHNLYENIDSRTPLLRGGIAHIYNNHYVSLHESGINSRAGARAKVENNYFRNSKDVLGTFYTSEAGYWQVSGNVFDNVTWSSPGSDTNPAGPNPQSNTTVSIPYSYRLDGAGCVPDVVRQTAGANTGLRVSDGSCSPQGPTPTPTRPTPTPTRPTPTPTTPTPTPTQPPSGTNLSIGAGSDGSSKADGTGYGNVRDGDMNTYWSPAGSTGSISIKWGSATTVSRINIREASGAVGNIGSWRVVNHDTGAVLTSGSGAGVITFPATSLRKITFDITSSTSTPRVAEFETYAG, via the coding sequence ATGAGACGACGACCAACCGCATTGCGGCTTCAGGCGGCGCTGGCAACGGCGGCCGTCGCGGTCGCGGTCGGTGTCGCGCTACCGATGCCCCAGGCGTCGGCCGCGGTCGGCAGCGCCACCGGCTATGCGACGCAGAACGGTGGAACCACCGGCGGTGCGGGCGGACAGACGGTCCGGGCCAGCACCGGGACCGCTATCCACACGGCCCTCTGCAACCGGGCCAGTAGCAGTACCCCGATCACCATCGAGGTCTCCGGGACCATCAACCACGGCAACACCAGCAAGGTCTCCGGCGACAGCTGCAACACCGCCGCCGACAAGATCGAGCTCAAGGAGATCAGCAACGTCACGATCATCGGGGTCGGCGGAGCCGTCTTCGACCAGCTCGGCATCCACATCCGCGACTCCAGCAACATCATCATCCAGAACGTGACCATCCGGAACGTCAAGAAGTCGGGATCGCCGACCTCCAACGGCGGCGACGCGATCGGGATGGAGAGCACCGTCCGCAACGTCTGGGTCGATCACGTCACCCTGGAGGCCTCGGGCGGGGAGTCGGAGGGCTTCGACGGCCTCTTCGACATGAAGGACAACACCCAGTACGTCACCCTCTCGTACAGCATCCTGCGCAACTCCGGCCGTGGTGGCCTGGTCGGATCCAGCGAGAGCGACCGCTCGAACGGCTTCATCACGTACCACCACAACCTGTACGAGAACATCGACTCCCGTACGCCGCTGCTCCGTGGCGGCATCGCACACATCTACAACAACCACTACGTGAGCCTGCACGAGTCCGGCATCAACTCCCGGGCCGGAGCCCGGGCCAAGGTGGAGAACAACTACTTCAGGAACTCGAAGGACGTGCTGGGCACCTTCTACACCAGCGAGGCCGGCTACTGGCAGGTCAGCGGCAACGTCTTCGACAACGTGACCTGGTCCAGCCCGGGCAGCGACACCAACCCGGCCGGCCCCAACCCGCAGTCCAACACCACCGTCAGCATCCCGTACTCCTACCGCCTCGACGGGGCCGGCTGCGTGCCGGACGTCGTCCGGCAGACGGCGGGCGCGAACACGGGCCTGCGGGTCTCGGACGGCAGCTGCTCGCCGCAGGGACCGACGCCGACCCCGACCCGCCCCACGCCGACGCCGACGCGGCCCACACCCACGCCGACGACCCCCACGCCGACCCCGACCCAGCCGCCCAGCGGGACCAACCTCAGCATCGGGGCCGGCTCGGACGGCTCCAGCAAGGCCGACGGCACGGGCTACGGCAACGTGCGGGACGGTGACATGAACACCTACTGGTCGCCGGCCGGCTCGACCGGGTCCATCTCGATCAAGTGGGGTTCCGCCACCACCGTCTCCAGGATCAACATCCGCGAGGCGTCGGGCGCCGTCGGCAACATCGGGTCCTGGCGGGTGGTCAACCACGACACCGGTGCGGTCCTGACCTCCGGCAGCGGAGCGGGCGTCATCACCTTCCCCGCGACCTCACTACGCAAGATCACTTTTGACATCACCAGTTCGACCAGCACGCCGAGAGTCGCCGAATTCGAGACCTACGCCGGGTAG
- a CDS encoding penicillin acylase family protein, which yields MNQGLSRRRVLGEAVGLAAGAAAVAAGLPSGAAAAAPTQAGPDLARWRKQATRVTIVRDDWGIPHVRGHTDADAVFGMMYAQAEDDFNRIERNYLVSLGRLAEAEGETAIWQDLRQRLFVDPEALKREYAKTPGWLRELMRAWADGLNYYLATHPEVRPRVLDRFEPWMPLSFSEGSIGGDIERVPLSQLEAFYGGRTLPMTDEERGLLFREPSGSNGIAIAPSHTRDGNALLLINPHTSFFFRSEQHVTSGEGLNAYGAATWGQFFIYQGFNAKTGWMHTSSGVDNVDEFAETIVTRADGQRYYRYGDALRRVATKTITLSYRTADGGRAERTFTTFATHHGPVVREADGKWIAFALMNRPVEALQQSFLRTKTRDYSDFIRVAGLKANSSNNTLFADSKGEIAFLVPQFMPIRDDRFDYRRPVDGSDPATDWRGLHSLRSLPQAVNPRNGWAFNTNNWPWTAAGPDSPDAADYPRYFDQAGENPRGPQAIRVLTARRKFTPQTLIQAAFDRYLTAFARLVPGLVAAWDRLPEGDPRKAGLAGQVDLLRGWDYRWGAESTATSLAVFWGEALWAPLAQAARDAGMSMWDYLAERATDAQRLEALDAATQRLTQDFGSWQVPWGEINRFQRNDGAITQTFDDAKPSIPVPFTSAQWGSLASFGARRWPGTKRYYGTSGNSFVAVVEFGPRLRAWAVTAGGASGHPDSPHFNDQAERYASGNLRPVYFYPEDLEGHVERRYRPGT from the coding sequence ATGAACCAAGGGCTGAGCAGGCGCCGAGTTCTCGGTGAGGCGGTCGGACTGGCCGCCGGAGCCGCGGCCGTCGCGGCGGGGCTTCCGTCCGGTGCCGCGGCCGCCGCTCCGACGCAGGCCGGGCCCGATCTCGCCCGCTGGCGCAAGCAGGCGACCCGGGTGACGATCGTCCGCGACGACTGGGGCATTCCACACGTACGCGGTCACACCGACGCCGATGCGGTGTTCGGCATGATGTACGCGCAGGCCGAGGACGACTTCAACCGGATCGAGCGGAACTATCTGGTCAGTCTCGGCCGCCTCGCCGAGGCCGAGGGCGAGACCGCGATCTGGCAGGATCTGCGCCAGCGGCTCTTCGTCGACCCCGAGGCCCTGAAGCGGGAGTACGCGAAGACACCCGGCTGGTTGCGCGAGCTGATGCGGGCCTGGGCGGACGGGCTCAACTACTACCTCGCCACCCATCCGGAGGTACGCCCGCGCGTGCTGGACCGGTTCGAGCCGTGGATGCCGCTGAGCTTCTCCGAGGGCAGCATCGGCGGTGACATCGAGCGGGTGCCCCTGAGCCAGCTCGAAGCCTTCTACGGCGGCAGGACGCTGCCGATGACGGACGAGGAACGCGGACTGCTGTTCCGGGAGCCGAGCGGCTCGAACGGCATCGCGATCGCGCCGAGCCACACCAGGGACGGCAACGCACTGCTGCTGATCAACCCGCACACCAGCTTCTTCTTCCGCTCGGAGCAGCACGTGACGAGCGGCGAGGGACTGAACGCGTACGGCGCGGCCACCTGGGGCCAGTTCTTCATCTACCAGGGCTTCAACGCGAAGACCGGCTGGATGCACACCTCCAGCGGCGTCGACAACGTCGACGAGTTCGCCGAGACGATCGTGACCAGGGCGGACGGTCAGCGCTACTACCGCTACGGGGACGCGCTGCGGCGGGTGGCGACGAAGACGATCACGCTCTCCTACCGTACGGCGGACGGTGGGCGGGCAGAGCGCACCTTCACCACCTTCGCCACCCACCACGGCCCGGTCGTACGCGAGGCCGACGGCAAGTGGATCGCGTTCGCGCTGATGAACCGGCCGGTCGAGGCGCTCCAGCAGAGTTTCCTGCGCACCAAGACGCGTGACTACTCGGACTTCATCCGGGTGGCGGGGCTCAAGGCCAACAGCTCGAACAACACGCTCTTCGCGGACTCGAAGGGCGAGATCGCCTTCCTGGTGCCGCAGTTCATGCCGATCCGCGACGATCGCTTCGACTACCGCAGGCCCGTCGACGGCAGCGACCCGGCGACCGACTGGCGGGGGCTGCACAGTCTCCGGAGCCTTCCGCAGGCGGTGAACCCGAGGAACGGCTGGGCGTTCAACACCAACAACTGGCCCTGGACCGCGGCCGGCCCGGACAGCCCGGACGCCGCCGACTATCCGCGCTACTTCGATCAGGCCGGGGAGAACCCGCGTGGGCCGCAGGCGATCCGGGTATTGACCGCACGCCGCAAGTTCACCCCGCAGACCCTGATCCAGGCCGCCTTCGACCGCTACCTCACCGCCTTCGCCCGGCTGGTACCGGGGCTGGTGGCGGCGTGGGACCGGCTGCCCGAGGGCGACCCGCGAAAGGCGGGCCTCGCCGGCCAGGTCGACCTGCTGCGCGGGTGGGACTACCGCTGGGGCGCCGAATCGACCGCGACGTCCCTGGCGGTGTTCTGGGGCGAGGCGCTCTGGGCACCGCTGGCGCAGGCGGCCCGGGACGCGGGAATGTCCATGTGGGACTATCTGGCCGAGCGGGCCACCGACGCGCAACGACTTGAGGCGCTCGACGCGGCGACCCAGCGGTTGACCCAGGACTTCGGCAGTTGGCAGGTGCCCTGGGGCGAGATCAACCGCTTCCAGCGCAACGACGGTGCGATCACCCAGACCTTCGACGATGCCAAGCCGAGCATCCCGGTACCCTTCACCTCCGCGCAGTGGGGTTCGCTCGCCTCGTTCGGCGCACGGCGCTGGCCCGGCACGAAGCGCTACTACGGCACCAGCGGCAACAGCTTCGTGGCGGTGGTGGAGTTCGGGCCGAGGCTGCGGGCCTGGGCGGTGACGGCCGGCGGCGCCAGCGGGCATCCCGACTCGCCGCACTTCAACGACCAGGCCGAGCGCTACGCGAGCGGCAACCTCCGGCCCGTCTACTTCTATCCGGAGGACCTTGAGGGCCATGTCGAGCGGCGCTACCGGCCGGGCACCTGA
- a CDS encoding CPBP family intramembrane glutamic endopeptidase: MDRTAAFGGCGSGTDRRAPGVYPGMLTDLLGYLLRIAPGLTLVTGCLLLTRRQRDPLLSIVLLILGFVLIRDAMTPLGLWRLGTVGGLAPWLRFSTDTALLAALGVATLALTATVLAGDRRLRALVPRQRPDLAGVGLGIAGAALAAGPVLAIASRWPPVERGGTVALSAIPVILFFCLAGNLFEEVLFRGLLQSRLAQLTSPVRAALLSGLFFGACHSFLASTVTDLGWPLLAFTAWEGLVCAFLRLRHGLTPAVLAHGLAIAALATGLPW; encoded by the coding sequence GTGGACCGTACCGCCGCCTTCGGCGGGTGCGGCTCCGGCACCGACCGGCGAGCCCCGGGGGTGTACCCGGGCATGCTGACCGACCTCCTCGGCTATCTGCTGCGGATAGCACCCGGCCTCACGCTGGTCACCGGCTGCCTGCTGCTGACCCGCCGGCAACGTGATCCACTGCTGTCGATCGTCCTGCTCATCCTCGGTTTCGTCCTGATCCGCGACGCCATGACACCCCTCGGGCTGTGGCGGCTCGGCACCGTCGGCGGCCTGGCGCCCTGGCTGCGGTTCAGCACCGACACCGCACTGCTGGCCGCGCTCGGCGTCGCCACCCTGGCCCTCACCGCGACGGTGCTGGCCGGCGACCGACGGCTCCGCGCGCTCGTCCCTCGACAACGCCCCGACCTCGCCGGGGTCGGTCTGGGCATCGCCGGGGCCGCCCTGGCCGCGGGCCCGGTTCTGGCCATCGCCAGCCGCTGGCCACCGGTGGAGCGGGGCGGCACCGTCGCGCTCTCCGCGATCCCGGTGATCCTGTTCTTCTGCCTCGCCGGCAACCTCTTCGAGGAGGTGCTCTTCCGGGGCCTGTTGCAGTCCCGGCTGGCCCAGCTGACCAGCCCGGTACGCGCCGCGTTGCTGTCCGGGCTCTTCTTCGGGGCCTGCCACAGCTTCCTCGCCTCCACCGTCACCGACCTCGGCTGGCCGCTCCTGGCGTTCACCGCGTGGGAGGGGCTCGTCTGCGCCTTCCTGCGCCTGCGTCACGGCCTCACTCCGGCCGTGCTGGCGCATGGCCTCGCCATCGCGGCCCTGGCGACCGGTCTGCCGTGGTGA
- a CDS encoding M20 family metallopeptidase produces MSHSDSPVVSRRTLLGGAAVAVLGGGLTAAVGAPAAGAPPRPGAPASGPVDGRAVHAVASRLDRDLVELRRDLHRHPETAGEERRTSAVVARRLRAAGLEVRTGVGGHGVVAVLTGARPGRTVAYRADMDAVPPGDQFGGGTRPAHLCGHDLHTAVGVGVAQVLALLRDRLTGSVVFVFQPAEEALAGAAAMLDDDLFGRARPAEIHALHCGPFPVGQFVVTPGSGLPGQDRGVVTLTGPDATARAQQLAAAINALGTVSPPATPADLERLVTDIQTPDGPLAEFVFMRAEAPDAAGPPEVRISYRCWPEQRYTGIREEIRRLANSSGGASVSFRDTPFPAMLCPEREGLALQRHLRQNLGAARVARLHAPVPFNGEDFALFLDRLPGTYTFLGVRAPGAGIETSAPHFGTFDPDERAIGYGVRAMAGWLARRTHG; encoded by the coding sequence ATGTCGCACTCGGACAGCCCGGTCGTCAGCCGGCGCACGCTGCTCGGTGGCGCCGCCGTCGCCGTACTCGGCGGCGGGCTGACGGCCGCGGTGGGCGCACCGGCCGCCGGTGCGCCGCCCCGCCCCGGTGCTCCGGCATCCGGGCCGGTCGACGGGCGGGCGGTGCACGCCGTGGCGTCCCGGCTGGACCGCGACCTCGTCGAGCTGCGCCGCGACCTCCACCGGCACCCCGAGACGGCGGGCGAGGAGCGGCGCACCTCCGCCGTGGTGGCGCGGCGACTTCGCGCGGCCGGCCTGGAGGTCAGGACGGGGGTCGGCGGTCACGGGGTCGTCGCGGTCCTCACCGGCGCCCGGCCCGGCCGGACGGTCGCCTACCGGGCCGACATGGACGCGGTGCCGCCGGGCGACCAGTTCGGCGGCGGCACGCGACCGGCCCACCTGTGCGGGCACGACCTGCACACCGCCGTGGGGGTGGGGGTGGCACAGGTACTGGCACTGCTGCGCGACCGGCTCACCGGCTCGGTGGTGTTCGTCTTCCAGCCCGCCGAGGAGGCGCTCGCCGGTGCCGCCGCGATGCTCGACGACGACCTGTTCGGCCGGGCCCGGCCGGCGGAGATCCACGCCCTGCACTGCGGTCCCTTCCCGGTCGGCCAGTTCGTCGTCACGCCCGGGTCCGGGCTCCCCGGCCAGGACCGGGGCGTGGTGACCCTGACGGGTCCGGACGCGACCGCCCGGGCGCAGCAGCTCGCCGCCGCGATCAACGCCCTCGGCACCGTCTCCCCGCCCGCCACGCCCGCGGACCTCGAACGGCTGGTCACGGACATCCAGACCCCGGACGGGCCGTTGGCCGAGTTCGTCTTCATGCGGGCGGAGGCACCGGACGCCGCCGGCCCGCCGGAGGTCCGGATCTCCTACCGCTGCTGGCCGGAACAGCGGTACACCGGGATCCGCGAGGAGATCCGCCGACTCGCGAACTCGTCCGGCGGGGCGTCGGTGAGCTTCCGGGACACCCCGTTCCCGGCCATGCTCTGCCCGGAGCGGGAGGGCCTGGCCCTGCAGCGCCATCTGCGGCAGAACCTCGGCGCTGCCCGGGTGGCGAGGCTGCACGCCCCGGTGCCGTTCAACGGCGAGGACTTCGCCCTCTTCCTCGACCGGCTGCCCGGCACCTACACCTTCCTCGGCGTCCGCGCCCCGGGGGCCGGCATCGAGACCAGCGCTCCACACTTCGGCACCTTCGACCCGGACGAGCGGGCCATCGGGTACGGCGTCCGCGCGATGGCCGGCTGGCTGGCCCGGCGTACCCACGGTTAG
- a CDS encoding tetratricopeptide repeat protein, producing MAGEPDPHAAAVSRSDALIQLGRWAQAEALLRPVLATRPDHPTALADLAWILRNTGRQDEAYEVARRLVAVEPDWPTALTGLSDLLCQRNEPAEAEPYARRVVQLDPENAAGWLALATVLGKLGAEHGEEALHAAREAVRHAPEWPRAHSVLSMTEFNHGDLDRAERSMARALALDPDHVAYHNALGMIQLERGGLDEALGTFQRAAALSPDATSIANIFRLLESHGVPEPFVELYTRLRTAVGDPGTVDPTDPHTIDHRLHYVDRLWERGARDTAWRLLEAVHRDNPEQESALTGYAYYALRLGRAAEALSAARTAVRVAPDSAEARRLLDEATRAVEDLPTG from the coding sequence GTGGCCGGAGAACCGGATCCGCACGCGGCAGCGGTCAGCCGCTCGGACGCGCTGATCCAGTTGGGCCGCTGGGCGCAGGCCGAGGCGCTGCTCCGCCCGGTGCTCGCCACCCGCCCGGACCATCCGACCGCACTGGCCGACCTGGCGTGGATCCTGCGCAACACCGGCCGCCAGGACGAGGCGTACGAGGTCGCCCGCCGGCTGGTGGCGGTCGAGCCGGACTGGCCGACCGCGCTCACCGGGCTGAGCGACCTGCTCTGCCAGCGGAACGAACCGGCCGAGGCCGAACCGTACGCCCGCCGGGTGGTGCAACTCGACCCGGAGAACGCGGCGGGCTGGCTCGCCCTGGCCACCGTACTGGGCAAACTCGGTGCGGAACACGGCGAGGAGGCGCTGCACGCGGCGCGCGAAGCGGTACGGCACGCCCCGGAATGGCCACGGGCGCACTCCGTGCTGTCGATGACGGAGTTCAACCACGGCGACCTCGACCGGGCGGAACGGTCGATGGCCAGGGCGCTCGCCCTGGACCCCGACCACGTGGCCTACCACAACGCGCTCGGGATGATCCAACTGGAACGCGGCGGGCTGGACGAGGCGCTCGGCACCTTCCAACGGGCCGCCGCACTGTCACCGGACGCGACGTCGATCGCCAACATCTTCCGGTTGCTGGAGAGCCACGGCGTACCGGAGCCGTTCGTCGAGTTGTACACCCGGCTACGTACGGCCGTCGGCGACCCCGGCACCGTCGACCCCACCGACCCGCACACCATCGACCACCGGCTGCACTACGTCGACCGGCTCTGGGAGCGCGGCGCCCGCGACACCGCCTGGAGGCTGCTGGAGGCGGTACACCGCGACAACCCCGAGCAGGAGTCGGCGCTCACCGGCTACGCCTACTACGCGCTCCGGCTCGGCCGGGCCGCCGAGGCACTGAGCGCCGCCCGCACCGCCGTACGGGTCGCCCCGGACTCGGCCGAGGCGCGCCGACTGCTCGACGAGGCGACCCGTGCCGTCGAGGACCTGCCGACCGGCTAG
- the araA gene encoding L-arabinose isomerase: MANEPAEIWFLTGSQSLYGEEVLEQVAAQSREVCQRLADGLRAQPRLVWKPVLTTADAIRRTCLDATAEDRVVGVVAWMHTFSPAKMWIAGLSALGKPLLHLHTQANRSLPWTELDMDFMNLNQAAHGDREFGYVQSRLGVARKTVAGFAGDPAVHERVSDWARAATGARAARSLRMARFGDNMRDVAVTDGDKVGAQATLGISVNAYGVNALVAAVDEVADADVTRLVADYQERYDVVPELRRGGERHAALRYGARIELGLRQFLVDGGFDAFTTNFEDLGGLRQLPGLAVQNLMADGYGFGGEGDWKTAALLRILKVVAGDRPGGTSFMEDYTYHWGPGEPKILGAHMLEVCPSIAATRPSLEIHPLSIGDREDPVRLVFTAAPGPGLVVGLADLGGRLRLTANEIDLVEPDEPLPRLPVARAVWIPRPDLATSAECWLLAGGPHHTVLSTAVGAGALVDFADMSGVELLMIDARTDHRSFANHLRWNSGYHRLAQRL, translated from the coding sequence ATGGCGAACGAGCCGGCGGAGATCTGGTTCCTGACGGGAAGCCAGTCGCTCTACGGCGAAGAGGTGCTCGAACAGGTCGCCGCACAGTCCCGCGAGGTGTGCCAGCGGCTCGCCGACGGTCTGCGGGCGCAGCCTCGCCTCGTCTGGAAGCCGGTGCTGACCACCGCCGACGCGATCCGCCGGACGTGTCTGGACGCCACCGCCGAAGACCGGGTGGTCGGCGTCGTCGCCTGGATGCACACGTTCTCACCGGCGAAGATGTGGATCGCCGGCCTCTCCGCGCTCGGCAAGCCGCTGCTGCACCTGCACACCCAGGCCAACCGGTCGCTGCCCTGGACCGAGCTGGACATGGACTTCATGAACCTCAACCAGGCGGCACACGGCGACCGCGAGTTCGGGTACGTCCAGTCGCGGTTGGGGGTGGCCCGCAAGACCGTCGCGGGCTTCGCCGGCGATCCGGCGGTACACGAACGGGTCAGCGACTGGGCCCGCGCCGCGACCGGCGCCCGCGCCGCGCGGTCGCTGCGGATGGCCCGCTTCGGCGACAACATGCGGGACGTCGCCGTCACCGACGGCGACAAGGTCGGCGCCCAGGCGACGCTGGGGATCTCGGTCAACGCCTACGGGGTCAACGCACTCGTCGCGGCGGTCGACGAGGTCGCCGACGCGGACGTCACCCGGCTGGTCGCCGACTACCAGGAGCGCTACGACGTCGTACCGGAACTGCGGCGCGGCGGCGAGCGGCACGCCGCCCTGCGCTACGGCGCCCGGATCGAACTCGGGCTCCGCCAGTTTCTCGTCGACGGCGGTTTCGACGCCTTCACCACCAACTTCGAGGACCTGGGCGGCCTGCGGCAACTTCCCGGCCTGGCCGTGCAGAACCTGATGGCCGACGGCTACGGCTTCGGCGGGGAGGGCGACTGGAAGACCGCCGCCCTGCTGCGCATCCTCAAGGTGGTCGCCGGGGACCGGCCGGGCGGGACCTCCTTCATGGAGGACTACACCTACCACTGGGGTCCGGGCGAGCCGAAGATCCTCGGCGCGCACATGCTGGAGGTCTGCCCCAGCATCGCCGCCACCCGACCGAGCCTGGAGATCCACCCGCTGTCGATCGGTGACCGGGAGGACCCGGTGCGGCTGGTCTTCACCGCCGCACCCGGCCCGGGACTCGTCGTCGGCCTCGCCGACCTGGGCGGGCGGCTGCGGCTGACCGCCAACGAGATCGACCTGGTCGAGCCGGACGAGCCGCTGCCCCGGCTGCCGGTCGCCCGCGCGGTCTGGATCCCGCGTCCCGACCTCGCCACCTCCGCCGAGTGCTGGCTCCTCGCCGGCGGCCCGCACCACACCGTACTCAGTACGGCGGTCGGTGCGGGGGCGCTCGTCGACTTCGCCGACATGTCCGGCGTCGAACTGCTCATGATCGACGCCCGGACCGACCACCGCTCGTTCGCCAACCACCTGCGCTGGAACAGCGGCTACCACCGCCTGGCGCAGCGGCTCTAG